In Streptomyces sp. NBC_00433, a single genomic region encodes these proteins:
- a CDS encoding DedA family protein — MHVQDWLNDIPPVAVYLIVGLVIGLESLGIPLPGEIVLMTAALMSSQGHANPWLVAVCAIVGAVGGDSIGYAIGRKGGKPLLDKLGRRFPSHFSPGHVATAERSFQRWGMWAVFFGRFVALLRIFAGPLAGVLKMPYGRFLTANALGGIVWAGGITAVIYYVGQVAEPWLKRFGYVGLGIAVVFGIGSLVLVKRRAAKMQAEMEEAPAEDVEVAVAQGE, encoded by the coding sequence GTGCACGTCCAGGACTGGCTCAACGACATCCCACCGGTCGCCGTGTACCTGATAGTGGGTCTGGTGATCGGCCTGGAGAGCCTGGGCATCCCGCTGCCCGGCGAGATCGTGCTCATGACGGCCGCCCTGATGTCCTCGCAGGGGCACGCCAACCCCTGGCTGGTCGCGGTGTGCGCGATCGTCGGCGCCGTCGGCGGCGACTCCATCGGCTATGCCATCGGCCGCAAGGGCGGCAAGCCGCTGCTGGACAAGCTCGGCAGACGCTTCCCCTCGCACTTCTCACCCGGCCACGTGGCCACCGCCGAGCGCTCCTTCCAGCGCTGGGGCATGTGGGCGGTCTTCTTCGGCCGCTTCGTCGCCCTGCTGCGGATCTTCGCCGGGCCGCTGGCCGGCGTGCTGAAGATGCCCTACGGCCGGTTCCTGACCGCCAACGCGCTCGGCGGCATCGTCTGGGCCGGCGGAATAACCGCCGTCATCTACTACGTCGGCCAGGTCGCGGAGCCCTGGCTCAAGCGGTTCGGCTACGTCGGACTCGGCATCGCGGTGGTCTTCGGCATCGGCTCCCTGGTGCTCGTCAAGCGCCGCGCGGCCAAGATGCAGGCCGAGATGGAAGAAGCCCCGGCGGAGGACGTCGAAGTGGCGGTCGCGCAGGGCGAGTGA
- a CDS encoding acyltransferase, which yields MTAAASSATAWRRRSASRLVHRARRWAQNAGAVTAERPGLLHFGRIGPGTRLAHPLGTVFGERWIHLGDYCIIGEQVTLTVGLMPTDALPDDDPGTGFGPDPVLRLGDGVVLGRGSHVVALAPIVLGEKVYCGPYVYLTSINHSYDDIARPIGEQWPRTAPVEIGAGSWLGAGCVVLPGARLGRNVVVAAGAVVRGDVPDFAVVAGAPARIVRRWDEDTSDWQPPLRTPAPIPFPAEASPEQLLDTGEFEQQA from the coding sequence GTGACCGCGGCCGCGAGCTCCGCCACGGCCTGGCGGCGGCGGTCGGCCTCGCGTCTGGTGCACCGGGCCCGGCGCTGGGCGCAGAACGCGGGCGCGGTCACCGCGGAGCGCCCCGGGCTGCTGCACTTCGGCCGGATCGGCCCCGGCACCCGGCTCGCCCACCCGCTGGGCACCGTCTTCGGTGAGCGCTGGATCCACCTCGGCGACTACTGCATCATCGGCGAGCAGGTCACCCTCACCGTCGGCCTGATGCCCACCGACGCCCTGCCGGACGACGACCCCGGCACCGGCTTCGGCCCGGACCCGGTGCTGCGGCTCGGTGACGGCGTCGTGCTCGGCCGCGGCAGCCATGTGGTGGCGCTCGCCCCGATCGTGCTCGGCGAGAAGGTCTACTGCGGCCCGTACGTCTATCTGACCAGCATCAACCACTCCTACGACGACATCGCCCGGCCGATCGGCGAGCAGTGGCCGCGCACCGCGCCGGTCGAGATCGGCGCGGGCAGCTGGCTCGGGGCGGGCTGCGTGGTCCTGCCCGGCGCCCGCCTCGGCAGGAACGTGGTGGTCGCGGCCGGCGCCGTCGTGCGTGGTGACGTCCCGGACTTCGCGGTGGTCGCGGGCGCGCCGGCCAGGATCGTACGCCGCTGGGACGAGGACACGTCGGACTGGCAGCCGCCGCTGCGCACCCCGGCGCCCATCCCCTTCCCGGCCGAGGCCTCTCCCGAACAGCTGCTGGACACCGGGGAGTTCGAACAGCAGGCCTGA
- a CDS encoding YbaK/EbsC family protein: protein MRAPIGHFDDALPATERRDLLPPPVAAAVTAEMIHVDTDPAKADTAVFVEAYGEDLLRHSANCVVVAGKRGQDTTLAACVVLSTTRVDVNGAVRRHLGARKASFASMDAAVGGTGMEYGGITPVGLPADWPLLVDPAVVDTPWVLVGSGARRGKLIMPGKALAALPGVVVLEGLGI, encoded by the coding sequence ATGCGCGCCCCGATCGGACACTTCGACGACGCCCTGCCCGCCACCGAGCGCCGGGACCTGCTGCCGCCACCCGTGGCCGCGGCGGTCACCGCCGAGATGATCCACGTGGACACCGACCCGGCGAAGGCCGACACCGCTGTCTTCGTGGAGGCCTACGGCGAGGACCTGCTGCGGCACTCCGCGAACTGCGTGGTCGTGGCCGGCAAGCGCGGACAGGACACCACCCTCGCCGCCTGCGTGGTGCTGTCCACCACCCGCGTCGACGTCAACGGCGCGGTGCGCCGCCACCTCGGCGCCCGCAAGGCGTCCTTCGCCTCGATGGACGCGGCCGTCGGCGGCACCGGCATGGAATACGGCGGCATCACCCCGGTCGGCCTGCCCGCGGACTGGCCGCTGCTCGTGGACCCGGCGGTGGTGGACACCCCGTGGGTGCTGGTCGGCAGCGGCGCCCGCCGCGGCAAACTCATCATGCCCGGCAAGGCGCTGGCCGCACTGCCGGGCGTGGTCGTGCTCGAAGGCCTCGGGATCTGA
- a CDS encoding CoA-binding protein, which yields MYGDAAAVRKILLHTGDTWAVVGLSNNTSRAAYGVAAVLQRFGKRVVPVHPKAEAVHGEQGYASLADIPFPVDVVDVFVNSHLAGAVADEAVAAGAKAVWFQLGVVDEAAYERTRDAGLDMVMDRCPAIEIPRLG from the coding sequence GTGTACGGCGACGCGGCGGCAGTGCGGAAGATCCTGCTCCACACGGGCGACACCTGGGCGGTGGTCGGCCTGTCCAACAACACCTCGCGGGCGGCGTACGGCGTCGCCGCGGTGCTCCAGCGGTTCGGCAAACGGGTCGTGCCGGTCCACCCGAAGGCGGAGGCGGTGCACGGCGAGCAGGGCTACGCCTCGCTCGCCGACATCCCCTTCCCGGTGGACGTGGTGGACGTCTTCGTCAACTCCCACCTCGCGGGCGCGGTCGCCGACGAGGCGGTCGCGGCGGGTGCGAAGGCGGTGTGGTTCCAGCTCGGCGTGGTCGACGAGGCGGCGTACGAGCGCACACGGGACGCGGGCCTGGACATGGTGATGGACCGCTGCCCCGCGATCGAGATCCCCCGGCTGGGCTGA
- a CDS encoding YigZ family protein, protein MVDRYLAVARAGVHESEIKRSRFLCTLAPAADEAAAQAVIRDVRRAHPAATHNCFAYVIGPDGRLHRASDDGEPGGTAGTPMLQVLLGREVRDTVAVVTRYYGGVQLGAGGLARAYGGAVSAALDEIGTVERRRLTLLTVTVDHARAGRLENDLRSAGHVLRDVGYGARVTLALGVPEGEVAAFRSWLADVTSGAAACETGGSAYVDA, encoded by the coding sequence ATGGTCGACCGGTATCTGGCGGTGGCGCGCGCGGGCGTCCACGAGAGCGAGATCAAGCGCTCCCGCTTCCTGTGCACCCTCGCCCCTGCCGCCGACGAGGCGGCCGCGCAGGCCGTCATCCGCGACGTACGCCGGGCGCACCCCGCGGCGACGCACAACTGCTTCGCGTACGTCATCGGCCCCGACGGGCGGCTGCACCGGGCGAGCGACGACGGCGAGCCGGGCGGCACCGCGGGCACCCCGATGCTCCAGGTGCTGCTCGGCCGGGAGGTGCGCGACACCGTCGCCGTCGTCACCCGCTACTACGGCGGCGTCCAGCTCGGCGCGGGCGGCCTGGCCCGCGCCTACGGCGGGGCGGTGTCGGCCGCGCTGGACGAGATCGGCACCGTGGAGAGGCGCCGCCTCACCCTGCTGACCGTCACCGTCGACCACGCGCGGGCCGGGCGGCTGGAGAACGACCTGCGTTCGGCGGGCCACGTCCTGCGCGATGTCGGCTACGGCGCCCGGGTGACCCTCGCCCTCGGTGTGCCGGAGGGCGAGGTCGCCGCCTTCAGGTCCTGGCTGGCCGACGTGACCTCGGGGGCCGCGGCCTGCGAGACCGGCGGCAGCGCCTACGTGGACGCGTGA
- a CDS encoding glucarate dehydratase family protein, translating to MSGGIRITGADITPVAFRDPALLNAVGVHEPYALRAIVEVHTDQGIAGLGETYADEGHLRRLRAAVEIVTGMDVHTLGGMHRRISEALNGDTGADGHGLTGMITGSSTADRVFAPFEVACLDIQGKAAGLPVSDLLGGAVRDSVPFSAYLFYKWAGHPGAEPDEWGEALDPDAIVAQARRMTEEYGFGAIKLKGGVMPPEEEVEAIRALHKAFPGVPLRLDPNAAWTVETSVKVAGELDGVLEYLEDPTPGQQAMAEVARRAPMPLATNMCVVAFDELSSAVARESVQVVLSDHHYWGGLQRSLLLAGICRTFDLGLSMHSNSHLGVSLAAMTHLAAATPNLTYACDTHWPWKSEEVVVPGALEFTGGAVRVPTAPGLGVELDRDALGRLHESYVRCGLRERDDTGYMRRIDPAYERKSPRW from the coding sequence ATGAGCGGCGGCATCCGTATCACCGGGGCCGACATCACCCCGGTCGCCTTCCGCGACCCGGCGCTGCTCAACGCGGTCGGCGTCCACGAGCCGTACGCGCTGCGGGCGATCGTCGAGGTCCACACCGACCAGGGCATCGCCGGCCTCGGCGAGACCTACGCCGACGAGGGGCACCTGCGGCGGCTGCGGGCGGCCGTCGAGATCGTCACCGGCATGGACGTGCACACCCTCGGCGGGATGCACCGCAGGATCTCCGAGGCGCTGAACGGCGACACCGGCGCCGACGGCCACGGCCTGACCGGGATGATCACCGGCAGCAGCACCGCCGACCGGGTCTTCGCCCCCTTCGAGGTCGCCTGCCTGGACATCCAGGGCAAGGCCGCCGGGCTGCCGGTCAGCGACCTGCTCGGCGGCGCGGTGCGCGACAGTGTGCCCTTCAGCGCGTATCTGTTCTACAAGTGGGCCGGCCACCCCGGCGCCGAGCCCGACGAGTGGGGCGAGGCGCTCGACCCGGACGCGATCGTGGCGCAGGCGCGGCGGATGACCGAGGAGTACGGCTTCGGCGCGATCAAGCTCAAAGGCGGCGTGATGCCGCCCGAGGAGGAGGTCGAGGCGATACGGGCGCTGCACAAGGCCTTCCCCGGGGTGCCGCTGCGGCTGGACCCCAACGCGGCCTGGACGGTGGAGACCTCGGTCAAGGTCGCCGGCGAGCTGGACGGCGTCCTGGAGTACCTGGAGGACCCGACACCCGGCCAGCAGGCCATGGCGGAGGTGGCCCGCCGGGCGCCGATGCCGCTGGCGACCAACATGTGCGTGGTCGCCTTCGACGAGCTGTCCTCCGCGGTGGCGCGCGAATCGGTGCAGGTCGTGCTGTCCGACCACCACTACTGGGGCGGCCTGCAGCGCTCACTGCTGCTCGCCGGCATCTGCCGGACGTTCGACCTGGGCCTTTCCATGCACTCCAACTCCCATCTGGGTGTCAGCCTGGCCGCGATGACGCATCTGGCCGCCGCCACCCCGAACCTGACCTACGCCTGCGACACCCACTGGCCGTGGAAGTCCGAGGAGGTCGTGGTGCCCGGCGCGCTGGAGTTCACCGGCGGCGCGGTGCGGGTGCCGACCGCGCCGGGCCTCGGCGTGGAGCTGGACCGCGACGCGCTGGGCCGGCTGCACGAGAGCTACGTCCGCTGCGGGCTGCGCGAGCGGGACGACACCGGCTACATGCGGCGGATCGACCCGGCGTACGAGCGGAAGTCGCCGCGCTGGTGA
- a CDS encoding 5-dehydro-4-deoxyglucarate dehydratase, whose translation MLDGVLFFPVTPFTAEDSVDLPILSEHVRQGVAAGAGGVFVACGTGEFHALEPREYAGVVRTAVAAAGGLVPVFAGAGGPLPLARQFAKAAADAGADGLLLMPPYLVQGPPAGLVAYVTRVAGATGLPVIVYQRDGARFDVASALEVARLPRVVGFKDGLGDLDLLSRIVTAVRAETAASGKDFQFFNGMPTAEGTVPAYRGIGVELYSSAVFCFAPDISLAFHKAVATGDDKAVQRLLAGFFHPLIALRERTPGYAIALVKAAVRQGGLDVGGVRPPLTDPTPADLAELARIVAAGRAICAAEADR comes from the coding sequence GTGCTCGACGGCGTGCTCTTCTTCCCGGTGACCCCGTTCACCGCAGAAGATTCGGTTGATCTTCCGATTCTTTCGGAACACGTACGGCAGGGAGTCGCCGCCGGGGCCGGCGGTGTCTTCGTCGCGTGCGGGACCGGCGAATTCCACGCGCTGGAGCCGCGGGAGTACGCCGGCGTGGTGCGCACAGCGGTCGCCGCCGCCGGCGGCCTGGTGCCGGTCTTCGCCGGGGCCGGCGGACCGCTGCCGCTCGCCCGGCAGTTCGCGAAGGCCGCCGCGGACGCCGGGGCCGACGGGCTGCTGCTCATGCCGCCGTATCTGGTGCAGGGCCCGCCGGCCGGCCTGGTGGCGTACGTGACGCGGGTGGCCGGGGCCACCGGGCTGCCGGTGATCGTCTACCAGCGCGACGGCGCCCGCTTCGACGTGGCGTCGGCCCTCGAAGTGGCGCGGCTGCCGCGGGTGGTCGGCTTCAAGGACGGCCTCGGCGACCTCGACCTGCTGTCACGGATCGTGACCGCGGTCCGCGCCGAGACGGCGGCGAGCGGCAAGGACTTCCAGTTCTTCAACGGCATGCCCACCGCCGAGGGGACCGTGCCCGCCTACCGCGGCATCGGCGTGGAGCTCTACTCCTCCGCGGTCTTCTGCTTCGCCCCGGACATCTCGCTGGCCTTCCACAAGGCGGTGGCGACCGGCGACGACAAGGCCGTGCAGCGGCTGCTCGCCGGATTCTTCCACCCGCTGATCGCGCTGCGGGAGCGCACACCGGGCTACGCGATCGCCCTGGTCAAGGCGGCGGTGCGGCAGGGCGGCCTGGACGTCGGCGGCGTACGGCCGCCCCTGACCGACCCGACACCGGCGGATCTGGCGGAGCTGGCCAGGATCGTCGCGGCGGGCCGGGCGATCTGCGCCGCGGAGGCCGACCGATGA
- a CDS encoding exonuclease SbcCD subunit D: MRLLHTSDWHLGRSFHRVSLLDAQRAFLDHLVTTVRDQDVDAVLVAGDIYDRAVPPLAAVELYDSALHALADLGVPTVMISGNHDSARRLGVGAGLMDRAGIHLRTAPAGCDRPVVLHDTHGDVAVYGLPYLEPTLVRDEFGADRADHSAVLGAAADRIRADLAARPAGTRSVVLAHAFVTGAAPCDSERDITAGGVASVPAALFDGIDYTALGHLHGCQTVTERIRYSGSPLAYSFSEQHHRKSMWLIDLGAGGEIAAERVDTPVPRRLARLRGRLDDLLADPAHEPHTDAWVEATLTDPVRPYEPMAALAKRFPHILSLGFDPEDRGDDPAASYARRLAGRADQQIAEDFVAHVRGSEPDPHERLVLREAFDAVRAAAVTAERD, translated from the coding sequence GTGAGACTGCTGCACACGTCGGACTGGCACCTGGGCCGGTCCTTCCACCGGGTGAGCCTGCTCGACGCCCAGCGCGCCTTCCTCGACCACCTGGTCACGACCGTCCGCGACCAGGACGTCGACGCCGTCCTGGTCGCAGGCGACATCTACGACCGGGCCGTACCGCCGCTGGCCGCCGTCGAGCTGTACGACAGCGCGCTGCACGCCCTCGCCGATCTCGGCGTGCCCACCGTGATGATCTCCGGCAACCACGACTCGGCCCGCCGGCTCGGCGTCGGCGCCGGCCTGATGGACCGGGCCGGCATCCACCTGCGCACCGCCCCGGCCGGCTGCGACCGGCCCGTCGTCCTGCACGACACGCACGGCGACGTGGCCGTCTACGGGCTGCCGTACCTCGAACCCACCCTGGTCCGCGACGAGTTCGGCGCCGACCGGGCCGACCACAGCGCGGTCCTGGGCGCCGCGGCCGACCGGATCCGCGCCGACCTCGCGGCCCGGCCCGCGGGCACCCGCAGCGTCGTCCTCGCCCACGCCTTCGTCACCGGCGCCGCCCCCTGCGACAGCGAGCGCGACATCACCGCGGGCGGCGTCGCCTCCGTGCCCGCGGCGCTCTTCGACGGCATCGACTACACCGCGCTCGGCCATCTGCACGGCTGCCAGACCGTCACGGAGCGTATCCGCTACTCGGGCTCGCCGCTCGCCTACTCCTTCTCCGAGCAGCACCACCGCAAGAGCATGTGGCTGATCGACCTCGGAGCGGGCGGCGAGATCGCCGCCGAGCGCGTCGACACGCCCGTCCCGCGCCGGCTCGCCCGGCTGCGCGGACGGCTCGACGACCTGCTCGCCGACCCCGCGCACGAACCGCACACCGACGCCTGGGTCGAGGCCACCCTCACCGATCCCGTACGCCCCTACGAGCCGATGGCCGCGCTCGCGAAGCGCTTCCCGCACATCCTCAGCCTCGGCTTCGACCCCGAGGACCGCGGCGACGACCCCGCGGCCTCCTACGCCCGCCGGCTCGCCGGGCGCGCCGACCAGCAGATCGCCGAGGACTTCGTCGCCCACGTCCGCGGCAGCGAACCCGACCCGCACGAGCGGCTGGTACTGCGCGAGGCCTTCGACGCGGTGCGCGCCGCCGCGGTCACGGCGGAACGCGACTGA
- a CDS encoding AAA family ATPase — translation MRLHRLRLTAFGPFAAEQDVDFDALSAAGLFLLHGPTGGGKTSVLDAVCFALYGQVPGARPATRLRSDHAAPGTATEVVLELTLAGRRLEITRRPEQPRAKKRGTGVTTEKAVTLLRERRDGQWHAMSKSHQEIGEEIRQLVGMSCEQFCQVVLLPQGEFATFLRAGATERAALLGRLFDTRRFKSVEHRLRDRKQEAAQRLVAGDREIEGLAARMRQAAGDTGTDAAPAQPAEFLAYAAVLRCTAREQYDIARTAVDRAEMSHATAEAAAAQARELYALQQRHAQATARAATLAAERPSRTAARTTLSRAQRATTVDPALTHRDKAATHHEDSLSLEGEAAAALAAAGEPLLDLRPSDAAGAAMPVSWPTGGVTTAGSVPAQAAGAADARVRPRSAASERGGSAGTTGALESGAGAVPAQAAGNAGERPTSADSQRRPSAGAADPLEPGAVIGRSAPSQAAVPAQGAGAAVSRSEAQGQARVEVLVGRAGELREVVGGLVAAEEVEARVREVGARRELLEREERADDEAVRDAGGWLGEWPRMRAGLQARLDTALEAAARAGELAGESERARARRDAAVQRDALVQELAQAEQTSRDARDRAGDAREAWQDLRESRISGIAAELAAELADGEPCRVCGSAAHPAPARPAEDRVTRADEDAAYADFQRRSADHDAAREAVTRLRTGLDAATATAGDTPRDELAAAHRVAEAAHAEAARAAATVPEARAALARAEEERDRRTAQQQDALHRTAARTSRREELDQQYEQLSGELTRARDGHPSVAARRHRLTAAIALLDRAAHVVRERIDSEQRLAEAESALAAAAARAGFDSAEEAAAALLPPPRLWEAERQVAAWDKEEAAAEADLAAPQPAAAAALPAADPAAAQAALDAANQRLRQASAAESAAATRRAELDRLGGEATAAVRELAPARAAYDRIARLSDLASATSAENQYRMELETYVLAARLEEVAAAAGLRLQRMSGGRYTLVHSDARGGGRTKSGLGLMVVDAWTGTERDTSTLSGGETFFASLALALGLADVVTDEAGGMRLDTLFIDEGFGSLDEQTLDEVLDVLDGLRERDRAVGIVSHVGDLRDRIPAQLHITKGRDGSAVRQRTG, via the coding sequence ATGCGGCTGCACCGGCTCCGGCTCACCGCCTTCGGCCCCTTCGCCGCCGAGCAGGACGTCGACTTCGACGCGCTGTCCGCCGCCGGCCTGTTCCTGCTGCACGGCCCCACCGGCGGCGGCAAGACCTCCGTCCTCGACGCGGTCTGCTTCGCCCTCTACGGCCAGGTGCCCGGCGCTCGGCCCGCGACCCGGCTGCGCAGCGACCACGCGGCACCCGGCACGGCGACCGAGGTGGTGCTCGAACTCACCCTCGCCGGGCGGCGCCTGGAGATCACCCGGCGGCCCGAGCAGCCGCGGGCCAAGAAGCGCGGCACCGGGGTGACCACCGAGAAGGCCGTCACCCTGCTGCGCGAGCGGCGCGACGGGCAGTGGCACGCCATGTCCAAGTCCCACCAGGAGATCGGCGAGGAGATCAGGCAGCTGGTCGGGATGAGCTGCGAGCAGTTCTGCCAGGTGGTGCTGCTGCCGCAGGGCGAGTTCGCCACCTTCCTGCGGGCCGGCGCCACCGAGCGCGCCGCGCTGCTCGGCCGGCTCTTCGACACCCGCCGCTTCAAATCGGTCGAGCACCGGCTGCGGGACCGCAAGCAGGAGGCCGCACAGCGACTCGTCGCGGGCGACCGGGAGATCGAGGGGCTCGCCGCCCGTATGCGCCAGGCCGCCGGCGACACCGGTACGGACGCGGCACCCGCACAGCCCGCGGAATTCCTGGCGTACGCCGCCGTGCTGCGCTGCACCGCCCGCGAGCAGTACGACATCGCCCGCACGGCTGTCGACCGGGCCGAGATGTCCCACGCGACCGCGGAAGCCGCCGCCGCACAGGCCCGCGAGCTGTACGCGCTCCAGCAGCGCCATGCCCAGGCCACCGCCCGCGCCGCCACCCTCGCCGCCGAGCGCCCCAGCCGCACCGCGGCCCGCACCACCTTGTCCCGCGCCCAACGCGCCACCACGGTCGACCCGGCCCTCACCCACCGCGACAAGGCAGCCACCCACCACGAGGACTCCCTGTCCCTGGAAGGCGAGGCCGCGGCGGCTCTGGCCGCAGCGGGCGAGCCTCTCCTGGACCTGCGGCCGTCCGACGCGGCCGGCGCCGCCATGCCGGTGTCCTGGCCGACCGGCGGGGTCACGACGGCGGGTTCCGTCCCTGCGCAGGCGGCAGGCGCCGCGGACGCGCGGGTCCGGCCGAGGTCGGCGGCCTCGGAGCGCGGCGGTTCGGCGGGCACGACGGGCGCGCTGGAGTCCGGCGCCGGGGCCGTACCTGCGCAGGCGGCAGGCAACGCGGGGGAGCGGCCGACTTCGGCCGACTCGCAGCGCAGGCCTTCAGCCGGTGCGGCGGACCCGCTGGAGCCCGGGGCCGTCATCGGGCGCTCCGCGCCCTCGCAGGCGGCCGTACCGGCGCAAGGGGCGGGCGCCGCGGTGTCGCGGTCCGAGGCGCAAGGGCAGGCTCGGGTCGAGGTGCTGGTCGGGCGGGCCGGGGAATTGCGGGAGGTGGTCGGGGGGCTCGTGGCCGCGGAGGAGGTCGAGGCGCGGGTGCGGGAGGTCGGGGCGCGCAGGGAGCTGCTGGAGCGCGAGGAGCGGGCCGACGACGAGGCCGTACGGGACGCGGGCGGCTGGCTGGGCGAATGGCCGCGGATGCGGGCCGGGTTGCAGGCGCGGCTCGACACCGCGCTGGAGGCCGCCGCACGTGCCGGTGAGCTGGCCGGCGAGTCGGAACGGGCTCGGGCGCGGCGGGACGCGGCCGTCCAACGGGACGCCCTGGTGCAGGAGTTGGCGCAGGCGGAGCAGACCTCCAGGGACGCGCGGGACCGGGCGGGGGACGCGCGCGAGGCGTGGCAGGACCTCAGGGAGAGCCGGATCTCCGGTATCGCGGCCGAGTTGGCCGCCGAGCTGGCCGACGGCGAGCCCTGCCGGGTGTGCGGTTCCGCCGCGCACCCGGCGCCCGCCCGCCCCGCAGAGGACCGCGTCACCCGCGCCGACGAGGACGCCGCCTACGCCGACTTCCAGCGCCGGTCCGCCGACCACGACGCGGCGCGCGAGGCGGTCACCCGGCTGCGTACCGGACTTGACGCGGCCACCGCCACCGCGGGCGACACCCCTCGGGACGAACTGGCCGCCGCCCACCGCGTGGCGGAGGCGGCACACGCCGAAGCCGCACGCGCGGCGGCGACCGTACCCGAGGCCAGGGCCGCGCTGGCACGCGCCGAGGAGGAGCGCGACCGGCGCACCGCACAGCAGCAGGACGCGCTCCACCGCACTGCCGCCCGCACCTCGCGCCGCGAGGAACTCGACCAGCAGTACGAGCAGTTGAGCGGCGAACTGACCAGGGCGCGGGACGGCCACCCCAGCGTCGCCGCCCGCAGGCACCGGCTGACCGCCGCCATCGCGCTGCTGGACCGCGCGGCCCACGTGGTCAGGGAGCGCATCGACAGCGAACAGCGCCTCGCCGAGGCCGAGTCGGCGCTCGCCGCGGCCGCCGCCCGCGCCGGCTTCGACTCGGCGGAGGAGGCCGCGGCCGCCCTGCTGCCGCCGCCCCGGCTGTGGGAGGCCGAACGCCAGGTGGCGGCCTGGGACAAGGAGGAGGCCGCGGCCGAGGCCGACCTCGCGGCGCCGCAGCCCGCGGCGGCCGCGGCGCTGCCCGCCGCGGACCCGGCCGCCGCACAGGCCGCGCTGGACGCCGCCAACCAGCGGCTGCGCCAGGCGTCCGCCGCCGAGTCCGCCGCCGCCACCCGCCGCGCCGAACTCGACCGGCTGGGCGGCGAGGCGACCGCCGCCGTACGCGAACTCGCCCCGGCCCGCGCCGCGTACGACCGGATCGCCCGGCTGTCCGATCTGGCCTCGGCCACCTCCGCCGAGAACCAGTACCGCATGGAGCTGGAGACCTACGTCCTGGCCGCCCGCCTCGAAGAGGTCGCCGCGGCGGCCGGGTTGCGGTTGCAGCGCATGTCGGGCGGCCGCTACACCCTCGTCCACAGCGACGCCCGCGGCGGCGGCAGGACCAAGTCGGGCCTCGGCCTGATGGTGGTCGACGCCTGGACCGGCACCGAGCGGGACACCTCCACGCTGTCCGGCGGCGAGACCTTCTTCGCCTCGCTCGCGCTCGCCCTGGGCCTCGCCGACGTCGTCACCGACGAGGCGGGCGGCATGCGCCTGGACACCCTCTTCATCGACGAGGGCTTCGGCAGCCTCGACGAGCAGACCCTCGACGAGGTCCTCGACGTCCTCGACGGGCTGCGCGAACGCGACCGCGCGGTCGGCATCGTGAGCCACGTGGGCGACCTGCGGGACCGCATCCCCGCCCAACTCCACATCACCAAGGGCCGGGACGGCTCCGCCGTGCGGCAGCGCACCGGCTGA
- a CDS encoding Lrp/AsnC family transcriptional regulator, producing the protein MTAYSLDATDWRLLEALQRDGRASFAELARTVAMSPSAVTERVRRLEEAGVITGYSAVIDHERIGLPILAMVRLRYPTGNYKPFHDLLASTPEVLEAHHVTGDDCFVMKVAARSMRHLEETTGRISGLGAVTTSIVYSSPLERRPLVL; encoded by the coding sequence ATGACCGCTTATTCCCTGGACGCCACCGACTGGCGGCTGCTGGAAGCCCTGCAGAGGGACGGCCGCGCCAGTTTCGCCGAGCTGGCGCGTACGGTCGCGATGTCGCCGAGCGCCGTCACCGAGCGGGTGCGGCGGCTGGAGGAGGCGGGGGTGATCACCGGCTATTCGGCAGTGATCGACCACGAGCGCATCGGGCTGCCGATCCTGGCGATGGTGCGGCTGCGCTATCCGACCGGCAACTACAAGCCCTTCCACGACCTGTTGGCGAGCACGCCCGAGGTGCTCGAAGCGCATCACGTCACCGGGGACGACTGCTTCGTGATGAAGGTCGCCGCGCGCTCGATGCGGCATCTGGAGGAGACGACCGGCCGGATCTCCGGGCTCGGCGCGGTCACCACCAGCATCGTCTACTCCTCGCCGCTGGAGCGCCGTCCGCTGGTGCTGTGA
- a CDS encoding rhodanese-like domain-containing protein, with amino-acid sequence MTTHHPAPAVTSANPVLRVPPAAPADAAAYFTASLAFHTDVSDVAAALEAAEGGGDPGFVLVDTRSTEAWDQGRIPGAVHLPTARIPQLAGVFLDHAVPVVVHCWGPGCNGATRAAAALAGLGYQVKEMLGGIEYWIREGFGYRTAEGPARRDPDALTAPLAADACGC; translated from the coding sequence ATGACCACACACCACCCCGCACCCGCCGTGACCAGCGCGAACCCCGTCCTGCGGGTGCCGCCGGCCGCCCCCGCCGACGCAGCCGCCTACTTCACGGCGAGCCTCGCCTTCCACACCGACGTCTCCGACGTCGCCGCCGCCCTCGAAGCGGCGGAAGGCGGCGGCGACCCCGGGTTCGTCCTGGTCGACACCCGCAGCACGGAGGCATGGGACCAGGGCCGCATCCCCGGCGCCGTCCACCTGCCCACCGCCCGGATCCCGCAGCTCGCCGGCGTCTTCCTCGACCACGCCGTCCCCGTCGTCGTCCACTGCTGGGGCCCCGGCTGCAACGGCGCCACGCGCGCGGCCGCCGCACTGGCCGGGCTCGGCTACCAGGTCAAGGAGATGCTCGGCGGGATCGAATACTGGATCCGCGAGGGCTTCGGCTACCGGACGGCCGAAGGTCCGGCCCGCCGCGACCCCGACGCCCTGACCGCGCCGCTCGCCGCCGACGCGTGCGGCTGCTGA